In Synechococcus sp. KORDI-100, a single window of DNA contains:
- a CDS encoding DNA-binding domain-containing protein, giving the protein MRSPQIVRLQQQFLASLHSEPRQWLLDQIIPAPAFKDSREVLRIYLDRAMARTVDPLNQVFRSVRWMMGAEHFEQLIERFYADSLGEPLNAEALSMEFVSYLGSLEEEDWVRMSDRVKLNSVCGFTASMALVAAALLDWRCHWVSLIAHRSYESTELLQKKLHHRSSIWQRPTLNPTSKLCISGVDLVSLSQRVKDGTNPKEVPFCADGPSTFLIYADQDHKPRVRLLNADEALLVNHCDGTHTIASLCHEAEYFGRSHKQTRELISALINDGVIRALKDGLS; this is encoded by the coding sequence ATGAGATCACCACAGATCGTGCGGCTGCAACAGCAGTTCCTGGCAAGCCTGCACAGCGAACCGCGCCAGTGGCTTCTGGATCAGATCATTCCCGCGCCAGCCTTCAAGGACAGCCGTGAAGTGCTGAGGATCTATCTGGATCGGGCCATGGCGCGCACGGTGGATCCACTCAACCAGGTGTTCCGTTCGGTGCGCTGGATGATGGGCGCCGAACACTTTGAACAGCTGATCGAGCGCTTCTACGCCGATTCCCTCGGCGAACCCTTGAACGCAGAGGCGTTATCGATGGAATTCGTGAGCTACCTGGGATCCCTCGAAGAAGAGGACTGGGTTCGCATGTCCGATCGCGTGAAGCTCAACAGCGTCTGCGGTTTCACGGCATCGATGGCACTGGTGGCTGCCGCCCTGCTCGATTGGCGCTGCCACTGGGTCTCCCTGATCGCGCACCGCTCCTATGAATCCACGGAGCTTCTCCAGAAGAAGCTGCATCACCGTTCATCGATCTGGCAGCGACCGACCCTCAATCCAACCTCCAAGTTGTGCATCAGCGGTGTTGACCTCGTCAGCCTGAGCCAACGGGTCAAGGACGGCACTAACCCGAAGGAGGTGCCGTTCTGCGCGGACGGTCCCAGCACGTTCCTGATCTATGCCGATCAGGATCACAAACCCCGTGTGCGTTTGTTGAATGCCGATGAAGCCCTCCTGGTCAATCACTGCGATGGAACACACACGATCGCCTCTCTCTGCCACGAGGCTGAATACTTCGGCCGCAGCCACAAACAGACACGGGAGCTGATCAGCGCCCTGATCAACGACGGTGTGATTCGAGCACTCAAGGATGGATTGAGCTAG
- a CDS encoding DUF692 domain-containing protein, which yields MSATAGLKPLSTRLKRASAGLNLCHENAVTLFQQRPDLDCIQINPEHLMQEAGGTYRDQLDELRREYSVVLHGYGLSLGSSGPLDKQYLLLVRQLLREHPEAVFSDHLSWSSLSQHHFHILLPLIQNEETVDYLADRIEEAQDVIGSPILVENISSYMRFKDSDMSEIEFINAITERSGCSVRLNINSILINARNFQEDPWTTLSQLNVNSVRGFHLTGSSTEAAGAGVLHIDNRKETIQDDVWDLYQQSLAHFGAWPTIVDLDSAEPSLERALNQVQHVNQFLRPYALENAQ from the coding sequence ATGAGCGCGACGGCAGGACTCAAACCTCTGTCGACGAGGCTGAAACGTGCCTCAGCCGGCCTGAACCTCTGCCACGAGAACGCTGTGACCTTGTTCCAGCAGCGCCCGGATCTGGACTGCATCCAGATCAATCCGGAACATCTGATGCAGGAGGCCGGTGGCACCTACCGGGACCAGCTCGATGAGCTGCGCCGGGAATACAGCGTTGTCCTGCATGGCTACGGACTGTCGCTGGGGTCCTCCGGACCCCTCGACAAGCAGTATCTGCTGCTCGTGCGTCAACTGCTCCGGGAGCATCCGGAGGCCGTCTTCTCCGATCACCTCTCCTGGAGTTCCCTGTCCCAGCATCATTTCCACATTCTGCTTCCCCTGATTCAGAACGAAGAAACCGTGGATTACCTGGCGGACAGGATCGAGGAGGCGCAGGACGTGATCGGCTCCCCAATTCTGGTGGAGAACATCAGCAGCTACATGCGTTTCAAGGATTCCGACATGTCGGAGATCGAGTTCATCAATGCCATCACGGAACGCTCTGGCTGTTCTGTGCGCCTGAACATCAACAGCATCTTGATCAATGCCAGGAATTTCCAGGAGGATCCCTGGACAACGCTGTCACAGCTCAACGTCAACAGCGTGCGGGGGTTTCACCTGACGGGCAGCTCCACGGAAGCCGCTGGAGCTGGTGTGCTCCACATCGACAACCGCAAGGAGACGATCCAAGACGACGTCTGGGACCTGTACCAGCAATCGCTGGCTCACTTCGGTGCCTGGCCCACCATCGTCGACTTGGACAGCGCCGAACCATCACTGGAGCGAGCTCTCAATCAGGTTCAGCACGTCAACCAGTTCCTGCGTCCTTACGCCCTCGAGAACGCCCAATGA
- a CDS encoding septal ring lytic transglycosylase RlpA family protein, with translation MALAARAAAVLGRSDPSDSASCGWGAQSRSDRLNALRPMTAVLLRVLLLMSLSTAPLAAQSRLMQVVNGQASWYGPGFYGRRTASGETLRRGTFTAAHRTLPFGTLVRVTNLSNGRSVVVRINDRGPHRRHRIIDLAHGAASELRMMQAGEVPVRLEIVE, from the coding sequence TTGGCGCTGGCTGCTCGAGCAGCAGCAGTGCTGGGGCGATCAGATCCCTCAGACAGTGCGTCTTGTGGATGGGGAGCGCAATCCAGATCGGATCGCTTGAATGCGCTCAGACCGATGACTGCGGTGCTGCTTCGTGTTTTGCTGCTGATGTCGCTGTCGACGGCACCGCTGGCCGCCCAGTCCAGGTTGATGCAGGTTGTGAACGGCCAGGCGAGCTGGTACGGCCCTGGCTTCTATGGACGTCGCACAGCCAGTGGCGAAACATTGCGACGCGGCACGTTCACCGCAGCCCACCGCACCCTGCCGTTCGGAACCCTTGTGCGCGTGACCAATCTCAGCAACGGTCGTTCGGTTGTCGTTCGGATCAACGATCGCGGGCCGCATCGTCGCCACCGGATCATCGATCTCGCCCATGGCGCCGCCAGCGAACTTCGGATGATGCAGGCCGGCGAGGTTCCCGTGCGCCTGGAGATCGTTGAATAA
- a CDS encoding lysine decarboxylase, whose translation MTLPSLLQRRLGTALCLPSHGRGLALPASVKRLLRQRPGLWDLPELPSIGGPLISEGAVADSQRQAAAAIGVQRAWYGVNGATGMLQAALLALAAPGQAVLLPRNSHRSLLQACLLGDLTPLLFDLPFQSDRGQPAPADHAWMQRVLAELPGDAPPVAAAVLVHPTYQGYANDPTAVIQLLQQQGWPVLVDEAHGSHLALGHDAELPPSALHGGADLVVHSLQKSSSGLAQTAVLWLQGQRVDPEAVARSLGWLQTTSPSALLLASCETAVMAWCDQGGRQQFMRRLQEARQLRERLSGNGLPLLPNQDPLRLVLHTGAVGISGPEADAWLLPRGLVAELPEPATLTFCLGLAKRRGLTSLITRHWRQLLKAHPDRQPQAAFSRPPLPLVSTLSMPLGQAWRAAARCVPLTEAEGGIAAEPICPYPPGIPLLVPGERLDGPRWRWLLEQQQCWGDQIPQTVRLVDGERNPDRIA comes from the coding sequence ATGACGCTGCCGTCCCTGCTGCAGCGTCGACTGGGTACGGCCCTTTGTCTGCCGTCCCATGGCCGTGGTCTGGCCCTGCCGGCGAGCGTCAAGCGTCTGCTGCGCCAGCGGCCTGGCCTGTGGGATCTGCCGGAACTGCCCAGCATCGGCGGCCCACTGATCAGCGAGGGAGCCGTCGCCGACAGTCAGAGACAAGCCGCCGCGGCCATCGGGGTCCAGCGCGCCTGGTATGGCGTCAACGGCGCCACCGGCATGCTCCAGGCCGCGCTGTTGGCCCTTGCCGCACCCGGCCAAGCCGTGTTGCTGCCGCGCAACAGCCACCGCAGTCTTCTGCAGGCCTGTCTGCTGGGCGATCTCACCCCTCTGCTGTTCGATCTGCCCTTCCAGAGTGATCGCGGTCAACCGGCCCCCGCCGATCACGCCTGGATGCAGCGCGTGCTGGCCGAACTGCCGGGAGATGCCCCACCGGTTGCCGCCGCTGTGCTGGTGCACCCCACGTATCAGGGCTACGCCAACGATCCAACCGCCGTGATCCAGTTGTTGCAGCAACAGGGTTGGCCCGTGCTCGTGGATGAAGCCCACGGCAGCCACCTGGCGCTGGGGCACGATGCTGAGCTGCCGCCGTCCGCCCTTCACGGGGGAGCGGATCTGGTGGTGCATTCCCTGCAGAAGTCATCGTCCGGGCTGGCTCAGACCGCGGTGCTCTGGCTGCAGGGACAACGCGTTGACCCCGAGGCTGTTGCGCGCAGTCTCGGCTGGTTGCAAACCACCAGTCCCAGCGCCCTGCTGCTGGCCTCTTGTGAAACGGCTGTGATGGCCTGGTGTGATCAGGGAGGACGTCAACAATTCATGCGACGTTTGCAGGAGGCACGCCAACTGCGTGAACGGCTCAGCGGCAATGGGTTGCCGTTGCTGCCCAATCAAGACCCACTGAGGCTGGTTCTGCACACGGGGGCCGTTGGCATCAGTGGACCTGAAGCCGATGCCTGGCTGCTGCCGCGGGGCCTGGTGGCGGAACTTCCGGAACCGGCGACACTCACCTTCTGCCTGGGTCTGGCGAAACGCCGGGGCCTGACATCCCTGATCACCCGCCATTGGAGACAACTGCTCAAGGCCCACCCCGATCGCCAGCCGCAAGCAGCCTTCAGCCGCCCACCTCTGCCCCTGGTCTCGACACTCTCGATGCCCCTGGGCCAGGCCTGGCGAGCTGCAGCGCGCTGCGTGCCATTGACTGAAGCGGAAGGGGGCATCGCCGCCGAACCGATCTGTCCCTACCCGCCAGGGATTCCCTTGCTGGTTCCGGGGGAACGGTTGGATGGCCCGCGTTGGCGCTGGCTGCTCGAGCAGCAGCAGTGCTGGGGCGATCAGATCCCTCAGACAGTGCGTCTTGTGGATGGGGAGCGCAATCCAGATCGGATCGCTTGA